In Bacteroides cellulosilyticus, the genomic stretch TTCGTCATCGCGCAGCTCTTCTGCACGGCAGCCGCAAGCGTATCGGTATCCACCGTCTTGCACGTGCCGGGTTTCTGACGAAGATAAAAGAACTTGGGAGAATTGACATCAGTCATAATCTTTCTACGAAGATAACGTTCTACTGTTACATCCATAAGTCAAATAAAATCAAGTTAAGGTTTAAGTTTATAAAATCTCTTCAAATCACTATGCAAAGATACAATATCAGAACCCGAAAGTCAAGTGTTTCACCATTTATTTTTCAATATTTTTTCAACACTTATACCTCCTAAATAAATCATGATTTATAAATTATAAATCACGATTCCCCTCACTTCGCATGCCTCATCAGCCACTCCATCGGCGGCATATAATCCCCTATCTTCGTCAGGCTGGGGTTGTGGGCAAAGTAGATGTCGCCCGTCTCCCCATTGCGGTGTTTGGCCACAATCGCCACTCCCAGCCCTTCTGAAGGATATTTGCTCTTGCTCTCACTTTTCATATTGTGCATGGCCGGACGATAAAGCAGCATTACCATGTCCGCATCCTGTTCTATCGCCCCACTCTCACGCAAGTCGCTCAACGCCGGGCGGCAATCGGGACGCCCCTCGCTGGCACGGTTCAGCTGACTGAGCAGCAGTACCGGCACATTCAGTTCCTTCGCCATTAGTTTCGCCTTGCGGGCGGCCTGCGCCACCTCCTGTTCGCGGTTGCGGTTATCCTGCCCCGCATCCATCTTGCACAGTTGCAGGTAGTCCAGGATAATCAGGTCGCACTCCCCCTTACTCTGCAACATCCGCGCCACTCCGCGCACATGATCCATGCTCACCACCGGACTGTCGTCCACTCGGATAGAAAGTCCCGCCAGTTCCACCGAGGCTTCCCTCACCTGCCGCAACTCACTTGTATCGAGCTGCCCGTTGCGCAAGTGCGAAGGATTTACATCTTCCGTAGCTGCAAGCAGCCACCGGTCCCCCAGCCTCTCGCCCTGCATCTCCAGACTGAAAACCACCGTGTGGCATCCCGCCGCAGCAGCCGCCCGTGCCAGGTGCAGCGCGAAGGCCGTCTTTCCCACCGACGGACGCGCGGCGATGACAACCAGGTCGCCCTGCTGCCATCCACCCGTCATCTCGTCCAGTTCGGTCAGCCCGGTGGGAATGCCCGTGACGCCGTTCTTATTGTTCTCCACGCGAGCTTCCACCTGCACCAGCGTATCCTCCATCAGTTGCTCCATGCCCCGGAGATGGTCGGCGGTGCCCAGCGTCCCTTCCAGGCGGTCCAGCAAATTGTGCATACCCACCAGGATGTCCGCAATGTCCACCGACTGATCCGAGGCGGCAGCCAATTGCTTGTGCGACCCCAGTATCGCCTCCCGGCGTATGTACAGTTCCTTCAGTATGGCAACGTGATATTCCAGATGCGCCCCCGACGCCACGCGACCGCTCAGGCGCGTCACGTTGTAGGCCCCTCCCGCCGCTTCCAGTTTGCCGCGGGCTGCCAGTTCGCTCTTCACGGTGAGGATGTCAATAGGCAGGCCTCTATGGTTCATGCTCAACATGGTGGAGAAAATCAGCCGGTTTGTCTCGTTGTAGAACACCTCCGGGCCAATCTTCCCGGCAATCAGCGGCATGGCTTCGCTCTCTATCAGACAGGCGCCCACCACCGCTTCTTCCATCTCCTCATCCTGAGGATTCCATATTCCATTCATATTCTGCAATTTACTGATTATCATTCATATTCATCCCTGAACAATCCGCCGTCCAGATAGCCGGCGGCTTGGCGGCAATACTTCGTGTCGCGCAGATGGAAGTAATAGTCCTCTATATGTTCCGTCGCCATTTTCCTGTCCGCTTGCGACAGTTTCTTCCAAATGCTGAAAGCACTTTCGCGGCTTTGCCTGGGCATATGGGTGATTTCGTGATATTCGTTCCAGAATTCGCAGAAAGACGCTTCGAGCGCGCCTGCACCGGCACTTCCGGTTATCTTCTTGCCCGTCCACACATCATATCCCGGTATGCGGATATGGGTGAGGGCATCCCCCTTCAGCTTCTCGATGTTGCCGTCCGCCATCAGCCTTCCGAAGAAGCGCCGGGTACGCCCGATGCTCCATCCCAGAATCTCCGACCAGTGGCGAAACGAGATCACCGATTCCCCACGTCCGCAGACGATGTCCGACTCCTGACGTTTCACCGTCGCTTCCGTATAGTTCACGTAGGTCAGCACTCTCAGAAAGGCCGCCATGTCTCCACTTGCTTCAGGACACTCCTCAAATGCTTTGAGCAGCAACGAACGGGGAATCATGACATAAC encodes the following:
- the dnaB gene encoding replicative DNA helicase; amino-acid sequence: MNGIWNPQDEEMEEAVVGACLIESEAMPLIAGKIGPEVFYNETNRLIFSTMLSMNHRGLPIDILTVKSELAARGKLEAAGGAYNVTRLSGRVASGAHLEYHVAILKELYIRREAILGSHKQLAAASDQSVDIADILVGMHNLLDRLEGTLGTADHLRGMEQLMEDTLVQVEARVENNKNGVTGIPTGLTELDEMTGGWQQGDLVVIAARPSVGKTAFALHLARAAAAAGCHTVVFSLEMQGERLGDRWLLAATEDVNPSHLRNGQLDTSELRQVREASVELAGLSIRVDDSPVVSMDHVRGVARMLQSKGECDLIILDYLQLCKMDAGQDNRNREQEVAQAARKAKLMAKELNVPVLLLSQLNRASEGRPDCRPALSDLRESGAIEQDADMVMLLYRPAMHNMKSESKSKYPSEGLGVAIVAKHRNGETGDIYFAHNPSLTKIGDYMPPMEWLMRHAK